Proteins encoded within one genomic window of Panicum virgatum strain AP13 chromosome 1N, P.virgatum_v5, whole genome shotgun sequence:
- the LOC120656222 gene encoding uncharacterized protein LOC120656222 isoform X1 encodes MVEDKNLSQDTVQISGHVALRNVSYKDVVEIKLADTVDSDNYGGNFVKDVCVDEGALLHRMISEEKPVDKRSSPNFSCQMIDANSDIRYGKKDDYKKSVHELKLGTVVPVDFVPDCDNEKQHSSGKEYDHEDRITTDYTASDPSEKKISLQELLLLESAEESRHASTINSESSEKHKCSLHVEVGQTSNDGFSDAQAFLTNTSEQVSKEKTCGWSGTISEYHDAAATLDVREPQKIDRYNPFIDHRLEDASEPEGSIPGITDAASTDSIRTVANLASGSAGLDEVETAEPMTDAVSSSSSDIQSSEKSNDNSESIVSKAITGAVDETTVAASSSSNAEPSDANGENQEKCASGGVSDQIDEEHCLGTDDAVSKSSTLEQDHSGAQQTKPESSKATAHAGNDDPSEPNFFGPSIMSGPVSMSGHIAYSGNVSLRSDSSTTSTRSFAFPVLQREWISSPVRMAKAERRRSRRRRVWRKGLICCKF; translated from the exons ATGGTAGAAGACAAAAATCTATCACAAGATACGGTGCAGATAAGTGGACATGTCGCACTTCGGAATGTTTCTTACAAGGATGTTGTGGAGATAAAATTGGCAGATACTGTGGATTCTGATAATTATGGCGGTAATTTTGTCAAGGatgtctgtgttgatgaaggGGCACTACTTCATCGGATGATTTCAGAAGAAAAACCAGTAGATAAAAGGTCATCCCCAAATTTCAGTTGCCAAATGATTGATGCAAACAGTGACATAAGATATGGGAAGAAAGATGATTATAAAAAGTCTGTGCACGAACTAAAACTAGGAACAGTTGTACCAGTTGACTTTGTTCCTGATTGTGACAACGAGAAACAGCACTCTTCTGGCAAAGAGTATGATCATGAAGATCGGATCACTACTGATTACACTGCTAGCGATCCCAGCGAGAAGAAGATAAGTTTGCAAGAGTTACTTCTCCTCGAAAGTGCAGAAGAATCCCGACATGCAAGCACAATAAACTCCGAGAGCAGTGAGAAACATAAGTGCTCTCTTCATGTAGAGGTTGGACAG ACTTCCAACGATGGCTTTTCTGATGCTCAGGCTTTTTTGACCAACACCAGTGAGCAAGTCAGTAAAGAGAAAACCTGTGGTTGGTCAGGAACGATTTCAGAATATCATGATGCAGCTGCTACATTGGATGTGAGAGAGCCACAAAAAATCGATCGCTACAACCCTTTCATTGATCATAGGTTAGAGGATGCCTCAGAACCTGAGGGCTCTATACCAGGAATCACAGATGCTGCTTCCACAGATTCCATCCGCACAGTTGCCAATTTGGCAAGTGGTTCTGCAGGATTAGATGAGGTCGAAACAGCTGAACCCATGACGGATGCTGTGAGCAGTAGTAGTTCAGACATTCAATCATCTGAGAAGAGTAACGATAATAGTGAAAGTATTGTTAGCAAGGCCATCACTGGTGCGGTGGATGAAACAACAGTTGCTGCATCTTCATCAAGCAATGCTGAACCTAGTGATGCAAATGGGGAGAATCAAGAGAAATGCGCGAGTGGCGGTGTCTCTGATCAGATAGATGAGGAGCACTGCTTAGGAACCGATGATGCAGTCAGTAAGAGCTCCACCCTCGAGCAAGATCATTCAGGAGCGCAACAAACGAAGCCCGAAAGTTCAAAAGCAACTGCTCACGCTGGCAACGACGATCCCTCTGAACCGAACTTCTTTGGCCCCAGCATCATGTCAGGGCCAGTGTCGATGTCCGGTCATATAGCGTATTCTGGGAACGTCTCTCTTCGGTCGGATAGCAGCACCACTAGCACCCGGTCCTTCGCATTTCCAGT GTTACAGAGGGAGTGGATCAGCAGCCCGGTGAGGATGGCGAAGGCGGAACGTCGGCGCAGCAGGCGGCGCCGCGTCTGGAGGAAAGGGCTCATCTGCTGTAAATTCTGA
- the LOC120656222 gene encoding uncharacterized protein LOC120656222 isoform X2: MVEDKNLSQDTVQISGHVALRNVSYKDVVEIKLADTVDSDNYGGNFVKDVCVDEGALLHRMISEEKPVDKRSSPNFSCQMIDANSDIRYGKKDDYKKSVHELKLGTVVPVDFVPDCDNEKQHSSGKEYDHEDRITTDYTASDPSEKKISLQELLLLESAEESRHASTINSESSEKHKCSLHVEVGQAFLTNTSEQVSKEKTCGWSGTISEYHDAAATLDVREPQKIDRYNPFIDHRLEDASEPEGSIPGITDAASTDSIRTVANLASGSAGLDEVETAEPMTDAVSSSSSDIQSSEKSNDNSESIVSKAITGAVDETTVAASSSSNAEPSDANGENQEKCASGGVSDQIDEEHCLGTDDAVSKSSTLEQDHSGAQQTKPESSKATAHAGNDDPSEPNFFGPSIMSGPVSMSGHIAYSGNVSLRSDSSTTSTRSFAFPVLQREWISSPVRMAKAERRRSRRRRVWRKGLICCKF, translated from the exons ATGGTAGAAGACAAAAATCTATCACAAGATACGGTGCAGATAAGTGGACATGTCGCACTTCGGAATGTTTCTTACAAGGATGTTGTGGAGATAAAATTGGCAGATACTGTGGATTCTGATAATTATGGCGGTAATTTTGTCAAGGatgtctgtgttgatgaaggGGCACTACTTCATCGGATGATTTCAGAAGAAAAACCAGTAGATAAAAGGTCATCCCCAAATTTCAGTTGCCAAATGATTGATGCAAACAGTGACATAAGATATGGGAAGAAAGATGATTATAAAAAGTCTGTGCACGAACTAAAACTAGGAACAGTTGTACCAGTTGACTTTGTTCCTGATTGTGACAACGAGAAACAGCACTCTTCTGGCAAAGAGTATGATCATGAAGATCGGATCACTACTGATTACACTGCTAGCGATCCCAGCGAGAAGAAGATAAGTTTGCAAGAGTTACTTCTCCTCGAAAGTGCAGAAGAATCCCGACATGCAAGCACAATAAACTCCGAGAGCAGTGAGAAACATAAGTGCTCTCTTCATGTAGAGGTTGGACAG GCTTTTTTGACCAACACCAGTGAGCAAGTCAGTAAAGAGAAAACCTGTGGTTGGTCAGGAACGATTTCAGAATATCATGATGCAGCTGCTACATTGGATGTGAGAGAGCCACAAAAAATCGATCGCTACAACCCTTTCATTGATCATAGGTTAGAGGATGCCTCAGAACCTGAGGGCTCTATACCAGGAATCACAGATGCTGCTTCCACAGATTCCATCCGCACAGTTGCCAATTTGGCAAGTGGTTCTGCAGGATTAGATGAGGTCGAAACAGCTGAACCCATGACGGATGCTGTGAGCAGTAGTAGTTCAGACATTCAATCATCTGAGAAGAGTAACGATAATAGTGAAAGTATTGTTAGCAAGGCCATCACTGGTGCGGTGGATGAAACAACAGTTGCTGCATCTTCATCAAGCAATGCTGAACCTAGTGATGCAAATGGGGAGAATCAAGAGAAATGCGCGAGTGGCGGTGTCTCTGATCAGATAGATGAGGAGCACTGCTTAGGAACCGATGATGCAGTCAGTAAGAGCTCCACCCTCGAGCAAGATCATTCAGGAGCGCAACAAACGAAGCCCGAAAGTTCAAAAGCAACTGCTCACGCTGGCAACGACGATCCCTCTGAACCGAACTTCTTTGGCCCCAGCATCATGTCAGGGCCAGTGTCGATGTCCGGTCATATAGCGTATTCTGGGAACGTCTCTCTTCGGTCGGATAGCAGCACCACTAGCACCCGGTCCTTCGCATTTCCAGT GTTACAGAGGGAGTGGATCAGCAGCCCGGTGAGGATGGCGAAGGCGGAACGTCGGCGCAGCAGGCGGCGCCGCGTCTGGAGGAAAGGGCTCATCTGCTGTAAATTCTGA
- the LOC120656221 gene encoding F-box protein GID2 isoform X2: MKCRSDSSGRDEDHRTPAAAATGGGGSGEPSKKQRTEEPSSSSSGAGECSSSSASAQAPPPPAQREQSAPDAREGEQLPPGADAGEGGEEARVPDLGEDLVFEVLMRAEARTLATAGCVSRGWRQLARDERLWEAACVREWANLGFSEQMLRMVVLSFGGFRRLYELYIRPVHRRAAGAPPGRRRGQVPVRLGRDQVQVSLSLLSTSFFLKMPNGPPPKKDKDNDRDRNGGGQCG; encoded by the coding sequence ATGAAGTGCCGCTCCGATTCGTCGGGCAGGGACGAAGACCACCGGacaccggccgccgctgccacggGGGGTGGTGGCTCGGGCGAGCCGAGTAAGAAGCAGCGGACGGAGGAGCCgtcctccagctccagcggGGCGGGGGAGTGCTCGTCCTCGTCCGCGTCGGCGcaggctccaccgccgccggcgcagcgggagcagtCGGCGCCGGATGCAAGAGAGGGCGAGCAGCTGCCGCCAGGCGCTGATGCAGGAGAAGGGGGCGAGGAAGCAAGGGTGCCGGATCTCGGGGAAGACCTGGTGTTCGAGGTGCTGATGCGAGCGGAGGCGCGGACGCTGGCGACCGCGGGATGCGTCAGCCGGGGCTGGCGGCAGCTCGCGCGGGACGAGCGGCTGTGGGAGGCGGCGTGCGTGCGGGAGTGGGCAAACCTTGGGTTCTCCGAGCAGATGCTTCGCATGGTTGTGCTCTCGTTCGGCGGCTTTCGCCGCCTGTACGAGCTCTACATCCGTCCGGTCCATCGCCGTGCTGCAGGCGCACCACCTGGGCGACGGAGGGGGCAGGTGCCGGTGAGGCTGGGCCGCGATCAGGTCCAAGTCTCACTGTCCCTGCTCTCGACCTCGTTCTTTCTGAAGATGCCTAATGGTCCTCCTCCTAAGAAGGACAAGGATAACGATAGAGATAGGAATGGAGGTGGTCAGTGTGGGTAA
- the LOC120656222 gene encoding uncharacterized protein LOC120656222 isoform X3 gives MAVILSRMISEEKPVDKRSSPNFSCQMIDANSDIRYGKKDDYKKSVHELKLGTVVPVDFVPDCDNEKQHSSGKEYDHEDRITTDYTASDPSEKKISLQELLLLESAEESRHASTINSESSEKHKCSLHVEVGQTSNDGFSDAQAFLTNTSEQVSKEKTCGWSGTISEYHDAAATLDVREPQKIDRYNPFIDHRLEDASEPEGSIPGITDAASTDSIRTVANLASGSAGLDEVETAEPMTDAVSSSSSDIQSSEKSNDNSESIVSKAITGAVDETTVAASSSSNAEPSDANGENQEKCASGGVSDQIDEEHCLGTDDAVSKSSTLEQDHSGAQQTKPESSKATAHAGNDDPSEPNFFGPSIMSGPVSMSGHIAYSGNVSLRSDSSTTSTRSFAFPVLQREWISSPVRMAKAERRRSRRRRVWRKGLICCKF, from the exons ATGGCGGTAATTTTGTCAAGGat GATTTCAGAAGAAAAACCAGTAGATAAAAGGTCATCCCCAAATTTCAGTTGCCAAATGATTGATGCAAACAGTGACATAAGATATGGGAAGAAAGATGATTATAAAAAGTCTGTGCACGAACTAAAACTAGGAACAGTTGTACCAGTTGACTTTGTTCCTGATTGTGACAACGAGAAACAGCACTCTTCTGGCAAAGAGTATGATCATGAAGATCGGATCACTACTGATTACACTGCTAGCGATCCCAGCGAGAAGAAGATAAGTTTGCAAGAGTTACTTCTCCTCGAAAGTGCAGAAGAATCCCGACATGCAAGCACAATAAACTCCGAGAGCAGTGAGAAACATAAGTGCTCTCTTCATGTAGAGGTTGGACAG ACTTCCAACGATGGCTTTTCTGATGCTCAGGCTTTTTTGACCAACACCAGTGAGCAAGTCAGTAAAGAGAAAACCTGTGGTTGGTCAGGAACGATTTCAGAATATCATGATGCAGCTGCTACATTGGATGTGAGAGAGCCACAAAAAATCGATCGCTACAACCCTTTCATTGATCATAGGTTAGAGGATGCCTCAGAACCTGAGGGCTCTATACCAGGAATCACAGATGCTGCTTCCACAGATTCCATCCGCACAGTTGCCAATTTGGCAAGTGGTTCTGCAGGATTAGATGAGGTCGAAACAGCTGAACCCATGACGGATGCTGTGAGCAGTAGTAGTTCAGACATTCAATCATCTGAGAAGAGTAACGATAATAGTGAAAGTATTGTTAGCAAGGCCATCACTGGTGCGGTGGATGAAACAACAGTTGCTGCATCTTCATCAAGCAATGCTGAACCTAGTGATGCAAATGGGGAGAATCAAGAGAAATGCGCGAGTGGCGGTGTCTCTGATCAGATAGATGAGGAGCACTGCTTAGGAACCGATGATGCAGTCAGTAAGAGCTCCACCCTCGAGCAAGATCATTCAGGAGCGCAACAAACGAAGCCCGAAAGTTCAAAAGCAACTGCTCACGCTGGCAACGACGATCCCTCTGAACCGAACTTCTTTGGCCCCAGCATCATGTCAGGGCCAGTGTCGATGTCCGGTCATATAGCGTATTCTGGGAACGTCTCTCTTCGGTCGGATAGCAGCACCACTAGCACCCGGTCCTTCGCATTTCCAGT GTTACAGAGGGAGTGGATCAGCAGCCCGGTGAGGATGGCGAAGGCGGAACGTCGGCGCAGCAGGCGGCGCCGCGTCTGGAGGAAAGGGCTCATCTGCTGTAAATTCTGA